In a genomic window of Phyllostomus discolor isolate MPI-MPIP mPhyDis1 chromosome 5, mPhyDis1.pri.v3, whole genome shotgun sequence:
- the CITED4 gene encoding cbp/p300-interacting transactivator 4, translating to MADHLMLPEGYRLVQRPPPTVPAHGPQALRTLQPYAGPGMDSGLRQRGSPLGPPPPPLGALACGPFGPPPAFQPFAAVPPPPAAGSAHLQPVATLYPGRATAPPGAPVGSPALQPAPGAPAPPPPVHALVGMDAELIDEEALTSLELELGLHRVRELPELFLGQSEFDCFTDLGSAPPTGSVSC from the coding sequence ATGGCCGACCACCTGATGCTCCCCGAGGGCTACCGCCTGGTACAGAGACCGCCGCCCACCGTGCCCGCCCATGGCCCCCAGGCGCTCCGGACGCTGCAGCCGTACGCGGGCCCCGGCATGGACAGCGGGTTGCGGCAGCGGGGATCTCCGCTGGGCCCGCCGCCTCCTCCACTCGGGGCCCTGGCGTGCGGGCCCTTCGGGCCTCCGCCTGCCTTCCAGCCCTTTGCAGCcgtgccgccgccgccggccgcGGGCAGCGCGCACCTGCAGCCGGTGGCAACGCTATACCCGGGCCGCGCGACCGCACCGCCCGGTGCCCCGGTAGGTTCCCCGGCCCTGCAGCCGGCCCCGGGAGCCCCGGCTCCGCCACCGCCTGTGCACGCCCTGGTAGGCATGGACGCCGAACTCATCGACGAGGAGGCACTGACGTCGCTGGAGCTGGAGCTCGGGCTGCACCGCGTGCGAGAGCTGCCTGAGCTGTTTCTGGGCCAGAGCGAGTTCGACTGCTTCACGGACTTGGGGTCGGCGCCGCCCACCGGCTCTGTGAGCTGCTGA